A single genomic interval of Oryza sativa Japonica Group chromosome 7, ASM3414082v1 harbors:
- the LOC136357397 gene encoding uncharacterized protein, producing MPARATAAADPAEPFLVRSASSPSSSLTQPRPQPASLAQPLLPPQPPPLAEPPPQPPPLTQSPPQLPPLAQPRSPLAPLAQSPPLAAEPCPQRPPQPPPLAKPCSQPPPRPALLAEKARTP from the coding sequence ATGCCGGCCCGCGCTACTGCCGCCGCCGATCCCGCCGAGCCGTTCCTGGTGAGGtcagcctcctccccctcctcctcgctcACCCAGCCGCGCCCGCAGCCGGCGTCGCTTGcccagccgctgctgccgccgcagccgcctccgctcGCCGAGCCACccccacagccgccgccgctcacccaATCGCCCCCgcagctgccgccgctcgcccagcCACGCTCGCCGCTGGCGCCGCTCGCCCAGTcgcctccgctcgccgccgagccatgccctcagcggccgccgcagccgcctccgctcGCCAAGCCATGctctcagccgccgccgcgccctgccTTGCTCGCCGAGAAGGCGAGAACACcctag
- the LOC107276363 gene encoding putative FBD-associated F-box protein At5g56440, with protein sequence MGITTRARGKRRKLQGHQTPPPPPPCGAAQISLLPDDALREIVTRLPSNDAARTQLLSSRWRHLWRSAPLNLDLRDAGDISRVLATHPGPARRFAVPDLGSSFPNRRATLDAWFAAPALDNLQELELMGSYRPLPPSAARLFPTLRVAVFSRCSFPDDPAAAAFCFPRLEQLTLEYVAVSEATLHGVLAGCAALDCLLLRGVRGCRRLSISSPTIRVVGVCVTRALKELIVEDAPRLERLLMPEVWQLLRVSVISAPKLEALGWLSNHCTLEIGTIAIKCSIGEFHFDSLTTVARGVKVLALDIDNLSLDMAIDFMRCFPSLEKLYIRKFSHKCNNVWRQKMRHKMLDPIECLDLNLKKVEVSGYCGNKSHIDFAMFFVLNGRVLELMRLECGTRRNDRKWIENQKMCLKLDNMVSKDAEFHFTRRTSWNYFTNVRRAHELLIADPFCT encoded by the exons ATGGGCATCACCACCAGAGCtcgagggaagaggaggaaacTGCAGGGACACcagaccccgccgccgccgccgccgtgcggcgcCGCCCAGATCAGCCTCCTCCCCGACGACGCCCTCCGCGAGATCGTCACCCGCCTCCCATCCAACGACGCCGCTCGCACGCAGCTGCTCTCCTCCCGGTGGCGCCACCTCTGGCGCTCCGCTCCGCTCAACCTCGACCTGCGCGACGCCGGCGACATCTCCCGCGTCCTCGCCACCCACCCTGGCCCCGCCCGCCGCTTCGCCGTCCCGGACCTCGGCTCGTCTTTCCCCAACAGACGCGCCACCTTGGACGCCtggttcgccgcccccgccctCGACAACCTCCAGGAGCTCGAGCTCATGGGATCCTATCGCCCTctcccgccgtccgccgcccgtcTCTTCCCCACCCTTCGCGTCGCCGTCTTCTCCCGGTGCTCCTTCCCCGacgatcccgccgccgccgcattttGTTTCCCCCGCCTCGAGCAGCTAACCCTCGAGTACGTCGCCGTCTCGGAGGCCACCCTGCACGGCGTGCTCGCCGGGTGCGCCGCTCTGGATTGCTTGCTGTTGCGCGGcgtgcgcggctgcaggcgtcTGTCGATCAGCTCGCCCACGATTCGAGTCGTCGGTGTTTGTGTCACTCGCGCGTTGAAGGAACTGATCGTTGAAGACGCGCCTCGTCTTGAAAGATTGTTGATGCCTGAAGTCTGGCAACTCCTGCGGGTCTCGGTAATTTCAGCACCCAAACTGGAGGCATTGGGATGGCTTTCCAATCACTGCACACTTGAGATTGGCACCATTGCAATTAAG TGCTCCATTGGGGAATTTCACTTTGATAGCTTGACAACGGTGGCACGCGGTGTGAAGGTGTTAGCTCTCGATATTGATAATCTTAGTCTGGATATGGCTATTGACTTCATGAGATGCTTTCCCTCCTTGGAGAAGTTGTATATCAGG AAATTTAGTCACAAGTGCAACAATGTATGGCGCCAAAAGATGCGCCATAAGATGCTAGATCCTATTGAGTGCCTTGACCTCAATCTGAAGAAAGTAGAAGTGTCAGGATATTGCGGCAATAAGTCCCATATTGACTTTGCCATGTTCTTTGTATTGAATGGGAGAGTGTTGGAGCTAATGAGGCTTGAGTGTGGAACCAGGCGAAACGACAGAAAGTGGATTGAAAATCAAAAAATGTGTCTCAAGCTGGATAATATGGTTTCTAAAGATGCTGAGTTCCATTTCACTCGTCGTACTAGTTGGAACTATTTTACAAATGTCAGGCGTGCCCATGAGCTGTTGATAGCTGATCCATTTTGCACTTAA